caccAAATAAGTATAAAAGGCTAAAtattaaaggagaaaaatatgacattttgcattctcatcaCAAGCATTTGTAGAAAAAATTCTACATCCTGCTTGATGCACCAATAGAAGCGATCAAACAGATAGCATTCATGGACATGGGAATAAAGCGAAAAAAATCACAAGTGTAGGGTGAATAGAGGTCTTCATATACAGGCCGATGATACCCGCGAATCAATTCTACAATCGATGCCAAACATCGAGATTTTCGATGCTGAGGACATATAAACAACCATCGACACATTGTTGACTGCGAAAGATCAGGtaattatatcaacaaatgTCATGTACAACATATCGCATGTCTTTAAACTTTCAACAATGCATGATATCGTATTTGTTTATAACAAAAATTGTGTAGGCAATGTTGAAAAGAACAGGCAATGCGAAACAAGTCACAAGATCTTTCACACATTTGGCTCGAAGAGCTACGCCAGAGTTGTGAAAGAGCTTGTATGTTGCTTTCATTcataagaacatatatatatttatttagtttctaACATTCATGACTAACTTTGAtcaatttatattgtttgtatTCATAGGAAATACTAAAATGGGCACCACCTACCCGTGCTGAAGTTTTTGTGGCAAACCACATAAGAAGAGATTGGACGGCCAGCATGCACTCACTAGTCTTCAGAGACAATTATATATGCTTAACTTAATGATTTAGCTTGTGTGATGTTGAATTTACCATATATATTGAAATCGTTTAAGTATTTATTGAGGCAAATAGatgtttaataattaacacatttaatataTGTTAGGACAAGCTTAAGGAGCTCATGGTCGAGGACAGTGCAAGAAGAAACCCGGTATCTCCACAGGGTTTAATACTATGGGCCAAGGACGATGCATATGCAAGGGCAATGGGTAGGCCAGAATACTCGGGCTATGTTCGTGGAACGGGGCTTGGGCCACTACCAGTTAGATCCACGTGTCCCTCATCTACATCAGTGTCACGCATGTCCCAGGGCCTTGCATATTTCTGTGAAATGAGTTCAATGAAGGCACAGCTGCATGAATTgcaagaagagaagagaatcaACACTCATGAACGGATGGCAGCACTGGATCAGATGATAGCAGATTTGAAAAGGATTATCGAAAGTGTTGCCTCCAATGCAGCAACGGGCAACAATTTGGTTGCGCAAGACACTGAGTCACCTGTTGTCGTGAGGACGAGATCTTCAGTAGCCAGTCGACCAGGTTAGCTCCCAACatgattaactaattaacaaagtggttttttttttcattatacaGTTGAAAATGTTACGTATATCGTTACTAGTTGCGTAATACATTTCATCCGAATCACTAATGTAGGTGCCACACCCTCGTCCCAGGACGAGGTCCGCATGAGTGACTATGTACATAGGATATGAAGTTATGTTGGCAGTCGTGACAGACCGTATTAGTATTCTTTTGAATGTAGGTGGGATATCGaaatttgtaaatgatgtaaatACTATTCATATGGTTTGATCGTTTTGTAATTGTAGGtaacttatatataatattgaaatTACTTTGAACGTTTTGaggtttgtattatatatgtttggaGTTGAGTGACATTATATTGATACGTTGtcttatttgttattgttttgttgATGGTTTGATGCACATCAAGCCATAGTAATCGTTTATGAGTGTATGGAGTTCGGATTATGAGTGTAAATGATCGTTTATGAGTGTATGAATATGTAAACATTATTCTTGCTATATTAGGTTTtgccagaagaaaaaaaaattaattaatgaaataattttttttttatttggagtcatttttcatataaaacGACTCTAACAATTAGAGTGGTTTTATCCCTAAAACAACTCCAACTGTTAGAGTCATTTTGTACTGAAAACGACTCGAATCTGTTGGAGTTGTTTTCGATCTAAAATGACTGCACACTTTTGGAGTCGTTTTTCATATAAAGGACTCTAATTATAAAAGActctaaaacgactccaattgtTAGAGTCGTTTTGTAATGAAAAGGACTCCAACTTAAAACGACTTCAAacgttttgtgttgttttggtAAAAATGACTCTAATTGAAGTCGTTTGAACAGTAGAACGATTCTAACCTAGAGTCTAAAAGCTATATGTTAAGTCGTTTCTAAccgacttaaaaaaaaaaaaaaaaaaaaaaaaaggattcaaAATACACGATTTTTTGTAGTAAATGGTATATAAAGCATGCATGCATATTGTCAGGGGCGGAGGCAGGTTTTGAactttgggggggccaaattgaaaagaaaaaattttgggggggccaaaactaagaaaataaaaaaattaaggggtaaaattttaaattttaaattttttttttaagattttttttttttttttttgggggggagaccctttggcttgggggggcccaAGCCCCCCAACCCAAAGAGTAGCTCCGCCCCTGCATATTGTGCTCCATCGCGTCGAGAATATTCATCAACAAATGAAAGACAGAAAAATTGTTGCCGATAACTCTTATGAGCGACAGTCGATATATACGTTAACATAGCAAtgagtcaatattttatttttattagattaaaTAGAAACTCCtctaatcaaataaattaatgtGAGTGGATGGAATAATATTGCTTAAAATAGTGATCATTCGCATGGGTCATTCGTGGTGATCGATGTTAATTAGTATACCTCTGGCGGCCGGGCCCCTTGTTCTTCtaccaattaaattaattaattaatgggagCGTGAGTATAATAAGAAAGCAAAGCTGAGTTTACTTTTACCGAAGTATGAGTATATGAAAACAAGCAGTTTGTAGTTtgcttgttttctatttttaagataattaaATATACTAACAAACaggataaaaatacaaaaagcagttttcatcttatgactttttcttttcctttttcaaaacGAGCTAAGAGAAGAAACAAACTTGAGAAAGATTCTCTTAATTTGCCCCATCAACCGGTACTGCAAGATCTGAAAGACGTACGAGCGTATTATACGTAGggaagaaataaatgaaaaagtaaacaaGAGGAAAACTTGAAGACTAGAGATCGATCACTGCGGCCTGCGGGCTATGGCCATTGgccagtatatatatatggtgatgATGATTAGAGTCCAGTTGACCCAACGAGCTTGGTTAAGCCAAAAGTAACTCCCATGGCGAGCCATCCCCCAACCAACACCCTCAAAGACGCCTTCACCGCAGGTGCCTGCCCGAGCACTGCACCTAACCATCCAAACCCTAACAAGGCAAAGCTTACAACCCCTATCACCACCCCGACCCTCACAACATAATCCTTCACAAACGCAGCCCCGAGCAGCGGTACTAATGCCCCCACCGAAAATGCAAGGGCTGACGCTCCGGCTGCCTGCCACGGGTTCGGCAATTTCTCCTTCTCAGCTTCTAGCTCCTCGGCTCCCATGCTTTCAGTCCTACCCTCTCTCTTCATTTGAGCCATTTCTATATCGTACTGCGAGTAAACGGAGACGAGCTCCCCGATGGCCATACTACATGCTCCGGCGACCAAGCCGGCGATACCCGTGAGGATCATGGTCTTAACGTCCTTTTTAATGGCTCCAACTCCCATCATTAGGGATGTAGTGGAAAGCAACCCATCATTGGCGCCCAATACGGCAGCTCTAAGCCACTGTGCTCTTTTGGCATAATCGAAAACCTTTATTTCCTCTTCTACCTCTTGGACTTGTCCCTCAACGTCGAAAGCTTTGGCTTGATTGGCCGCCATGGAAGAACTGAAAGCGAAGAAAGTAGCTAGGAGTAGGAGTAGGAGTAATCAGAAAGTAGTGGGGGATTAGATATGGAGGAGTGTGGAAGGCACACGCCCCTATTTATATAGGTAGCAAGGATTCGTATAGTTTGGATGTGGTGCTGTCCACTTGCGACACAGGTGGTAAGTGGGGTAGTTGATCTCTTTGGAACCTAATGCGTTCACACCTcaaagtccttttttttttgggtgagcGCCTTTGCAAAGTTGAATTTGTGTTTATTATATAATCATTTTTCTGCCAGCATTCACCTGCAGGTTATAAAATTGCTTAGATGGataacaaaatttttaaatattaaaattcacATGCAGACTCAAATATCAATACCGactctgatatatatatatatatgttaacaaagcatcattttacgtcaaagttttttattttccatttggAAGAGTCATCCTGAGAAGAAGGTAGATTAATAAGGTgaatatatttcattttctttatctaAAATCACTACATCACTTATGAAAtgtattctaaattttttaaagttgagTTATTAGTCCAATGAACAATGAAATCAGTATAAAGATATTACAATTAATCATATATATctcaaaaaaatacaaagaagaacttgaatatatttttcccCACGTACGTACCCTAAAACATGTACAAGTATTACAAATAACATTTTCATAATTAGAAGGAATCATATCACACTGCATAAGGAAAGACAGTTAAGTTGTACATAATTGACTTGTCTAGCTTGTATAGCATGATTGAGCTTTCCATCTCAAGatgatattcttttcttttacaaattaattgttttctttGTACTGTAAATACTCCAGCTTGCATATCTTACAGCAAATCTTCAGATTTAATGATATGCTCAATCTTGTCTGGAGTGGAGCTAGACCAAAATGCTCCGCTGGAAGTTTAACGGATGAATTgctcaaattttaattaattgaaaatttcataaatttaCAATACCTTAAGACGAAAAAATGCAATTTAATTGTCTAACTGtccaacaaaaagaacaaaaacacaaacatgaAGAACACTCGTACTGAACTCAATTGAgctcatttcttttcctttcaaacTGTGCATGGGGAAGGGGGACTGATTATAATTAAGTTCAACTGCTGATTCTTTATCAAGAAAATGTCAGGCTAAAACGTATTTTGTTCGGGTTCAAAATGATACATATGCTGGAGATATTTTGACAGATAAAATCTTCGTGCAAAATCTCATTGTAGGAGATATTATGACAGAGAAAATCTTCATGCAAAATCTCATTGCTGTTGAAATTATAATCTGTTCAACAGCAATGacacaactcttttttttttttttttttactgttttcttGTCAACCGTTCACAGTTTAATTAGAAGGAGGTCATCATCAATCAAAGGTAACATTGAAAGAgacaaatatgttttttttttttcccttcttcttaTATACGGTAGAAAAACCCTTTATATATCCTAAAACTTTTTGTATCAATAATTCATCTAAACATTGACTTTAACTTCACttttataagaaagaaaaataccgTCAAGATCCAGTAATGCTATAAGttattcttttattacttttgtatttttctaaaaattatatCGCGCAAGATTAAATGTGAGTCTGTACATTAAGAGGACTAGCAACAACTTGTCTAAATTCCATCATTTTTTTACATGTaagaaaaattcttaaaaaactCATTGAATCAAATTATTCCCTTCTTGTTACATAAATTAAGGAAACACTAAGAGAACTAAAAGTTGTATCATAAATTTAGGGaagcaaaaataattttcttaatattaaaaaaaatttcgtttATTCTCTCATTcctctagtatttatttaaaacaatatttaaatgacttatttttcctttctctttctcctaacatttaatttaaatattattaaatggtattaaaaacattaaaaaaataacaataataataaaaaataatggaagCTATTGTAGAATATATTTAAATGGAGAAGcaaaaaattgtttagtttcttaaattaaaaaaaaaaaaaaaaaagaagaaagaaaaactgcTAATAATACTTTAATAGGTTAGCATATAAaagacacaaaaaaataaaaataaaaattagttgcaaccgaaagcaaaataaaaaaacttgtaTATGTATACACGCGCGGCGGCTGCAGTTAAATAGTTGAGTGTGAACAGGCATCAGATTCTATAAAGACAACACTTACTTTCCACCTGTCCCGGTCACATGCATGGCCATCATCAAATCTCTACTCTAGAACTTCCCAAAGGCGTGTGCCCTCCACACTCTGGATATAATAATGTGTTTTCGTGTTGCTTTCGCCTTTCGTTtggttttaatttattattccaCGGCAGCCAATTAAGCTCACGACCAACAACCATTCAAGGAAGCAAGCCAGATGCTTGGATGTTCAGGTTGAGATCCATGACAGAAATTTCACATGCACTCATGCTCTTCCAAACATTTTACATGCTATCAGTGTTGTTTGTCTATAGGTATTCAACCTTAATAAGGTTTATtgcacccaaaaaaataaaaaaaattcacatattCCAAC
The sequence above is drawn from the Alnus glutinosa chromosome 11, dhAlnGlut1.1, whole genome shotgun sequence genome and encodes:
- the LOC133882438 gene encoding vacuolar iron transporter homolog 1-like is translated as MAANQAKAFDVEGQVQEVEEEIKVFDYAKRAQWLRAAVLGANDGLLSTTSLMMGVGAIKKDVKTMILTGIAGLVAGACSMAIGELVSVYSQYDIEMAQMKREGRTESMGAEELEAEKEKLPNPWQAAGASALAFSVGALVPLLGAAFVKDYVVRVGVVIGVVSFALLGFGWLGAVLGQAPAVKASLRVLVGGWLAMGVTFGLTKLVGSTGL